One Candidatus Paceibacterota bacterium genomic window carries:
- the recA gene encoding recombinase RecA, whose translation MQKKKEKKEDKTVGEAVLEDTLKAIQTKFGEGSIMKFGNSPKVDINVIPTGSIGLDMALGVGGIPRGRIIEIFGPESSGKTTLSLHIVAEAQKKGGVCAYIDAEHAMDPDYTKKLGVNINDLLISQPDNGEQALEIVESLVRTGKIDVIVVDSVAALTPKDEIEGDMGAYHVGKQARLMSQALRKLTAIVSRSKTVVIFINQIRMQIGVMFGNPETTPGGKALKFYTSIRLDIRKIAQIKKGEEVVGSRTRVKVVKNKVAAPFKQTEFDIIYNEGISKEGEIMALGEKFKIIEKSGNSYFYLPSPQPSPEGRGSHEKIKLGVGYDSTRKFLKEEKKISEQILKEIKKKFTEEA comes from the coding sequence ATGCAAAAGAAAAAAGAAAAAAAAGAAGACAAGACTGTAGGAGAAGCAGTATTGGAGGACACTTTAAAAGCTATCCAAACAAAATTCGGAGAAGGTTCGATAATGAAATTTGGCAATTCCCCAAAGGTGGACATCAATGTCATCCCGACCGGCTCCATTGGCCTCGATATGGCGCTCGGGGTTGGCGGAATACCGCGCGGACGAATTATAGAAATTTTTGGTCCAGAATCTTCAGGTAAGACCACCCTTTCCCTTCACATCGTCGCCGAAGCTCAAAAGAAAGGCGGGGTTTGCGCCTACATAGATGCCGAACACGCTATGGATCCTGATTACACCAAGAAGCTCGGGGTAAACATAAATGACTTATTGATTTCCCAACCAGACAATGGTGAACAAGCGCTCGAAATAGTAGAGAGCTTGGTACGCACAGGAAAGATCGATGTCATCGTGGTAGACTCTGTCGCCGCACTTACTCCCAAAGATGAAATCGAAGGAGATATGGGGGCATATCATGTAGGCAAGCAAGCGCGCCTGATGTCGCAAGCGCTTCGTAAATTGACCGCTATTGTTTCTAGGTCCAAGACCGTTGTCATCTTTATAAATCAAATCCGCATGCAAATCGGAGTGATGTTCGGCAACCCAGAAACTACTCCCGGAGGAAAAGCATTGAAATTTTATACTTCCATCCGGCTTGATATTCGAAAAATCGCCCAAATAAAAAAAGGAGAAGAAGTCGTAGGTTCCCGTACTCGAGTCAAAGTGGTTAAAAATAAAGTGGCCGCTCCTTTCAAACAAACTGAATTTGACATCATTTACAATGAAGGAATTTCTAAAGAAGGTGAAATAATGGCGCTCGGAGAGAAATTTAAAATTATAGAAAAAAGTGGAAATTCATATTTCTATTTACCCTCACCCCAACCCTCTCCCGAAGGGAGAGGGAGTCATGAGAAAATAAAGCTTGGCGTGGGTTATGATTCCACTCGAAAATTCTTAAAAGAGGAAAAGAAAATTTCCGAACAAATTTTAAAAGAAATTAAGAAGAAGTTTACTGAAGAGGCGTAA
- a CDS encoding TatD family hydrolase gives MTPKYIDIHSHINFKAFESDKDEVIKRALENDTWVINVGSQFSTSKRAVEIANEYQEGVFAIVGLHPIHLEESYHDDEEVGGLGFKTKVEKFDRDAYKEFLKDPKVVAIGECGLDYFHCSLEIIEKQKKTFREHVSLSQESRKPLMLHIRNNPKDPSVNAYQDVLEILKEFPGVKGNVHFFAGTLKEANAFLDFGFTLSFTGVITFTHDYDEVIRNIPLDMIMSETDSPYVAPVPHRGKRNEPVYVKEIVKKIAEIKNLPEPEVAKAIVANAKRVFGI, from the coding sequence ATGACCCCTAAATACATCGACATTCATTCACATATAAATTTTAAGGCTTTTGAGTCTGATAAGGACGAGGTTATAAAACGTGCTTTAGAAAATGACACATGGGTGATAAATGTGGGAAGCCAATTTAGCACTTCAAAAAGGGCTGTTGAAATTGCTAATGAATATCAAGAAGGAGTTTTTGCAATAGTTGGTTTGCATCCTATTCACCTTGAAGAATCCTATCACGATGATGAAGAGGTTGGCGGTCTCGGCTTCAAAACCAAAGTCGAAAAATTTGATAGAGATGCTTACAAAGAATTTTTAAAAGATCCAAAGGTGGTAGCGATAGGAGAATGTGGTTTAGATTATTTTCATTGCAGTTTGGAGATAATAGAAAAACAGAAAAAAACTTTTAGAGAACATGTTTCCTTATCGCAAGAATCTCGGAAGCCACTTATGTTACACATTAGGAATAATCCAAAAGATCCTAGTGTAAATGCGTACCAAGATGTTTTAGAGATTTTGAAAGAATTTCCTGGAGTAAAAGGCAATGTGCACTTTTTTGCTGGAACTCTAAAAGAGGCCAATGCATTTCTGGATTTTGGTTTTACTCTGTCTTTTACTGGAGTTATTACTTTTACTCATGATTATGATGAAGTTATTAGAAACATACCACTTGATATGATTATGTCGGAGACTGATTCTCCTTATGTAGCGCCGGTACCGCACAGAGGTAAACGCAATGAGCCTGTCTATGTGAAAGAAATCGTGAAAAAAATTGCTGAAATAAAAAATCTACCAGAACCGGAAGTGGCGAAGGCTATTGTCGCAAATGCCAAGCGAGTCTTTGGGATTTAA
- the rpsR gene encoding 30S ribosomal protein S18 — MKQDYFSTNNIKYIDYKDIEILKKFLNPNGKIMSHKRTGVTAKNQRELSTAIKRARFMGLLPFVVK, encoded by the coding sequence ATGAAACAAGATTATTTTTCAACTAACAATATAAAATACATAGATTACAAGGATATTGAAATTCTAAAGAAATTTTTGAATCCCAATGGTAAAATCATGAGCCATAAACGCACTGGAGTTACCGCTAAAAATCAACGAGAACTTTCAACAGCCATCAAGCGCGCTAGATTTATGGGCTTGCTTCCGTTTGTGGTAAAATAA
- a CDS encoding DUF559 domain-containing protein — translation MTVFYNKSKNLTKRILLRRSQTPQEVILWNKVRNNQLGFKVKRQYSVGPYVLDFYCPFKKLAIEIDGSQHIENKEYDAERSDYLSVFGIKVIRFWNNEINVNIDGVILKIITELDSKPSP, via the coding sequence ATGACGGTTTTCTATAATAAATCAAAGAATTTAACTAAGCGCATCTTATTAAGACGTTCCCAAACTCCCCAAGAAGTGATTCTTTGGAATAAAGTAAGAAATAATCAACTAGGTTTTAAAGTAAAAAGACAATATTCTGTTGGCCCATATGTTTTGGATTTTTATTGTCCTTTTAAAAAATTGGCGATTGAGATAGATGGATCACAACATATTGAAAATAAAGAATATGATGCAGAGAGGTCAGATTATTTGTCTGTGTTTGGTATAAAAGTAATTCGTTTTTGGAATAATGAAATAAATGTTAACATTGATGGAGTAATTTTAAAAATTATTACTGAACTTGATTCTAAACCCTCTCCTTAA
- a CDS encoding 30S ribosomal protein S6, whose translation MQEVENDISTEANSRVYELGYLLVPTLSEEEIPATFGNLKELVLSFGGVSISDEMPKMMTLAYPMTKVIANVRNKFKTGYFGWIKFTMDSGEVLKLKKKLDLDPNLVRFLIIKTVKENTFNTKRFTRGEFINRRAKIDKSKSDEVVVPINKEEIDKEIDALVAA comes from the coding sequence ATGCAAGAAGTGGAAAATGATATATCAACAGAAGCAAATTCTAGAGTTTATGAACTTGGCTATCTTTTAGTGCCTACACTTTCTGAAGAAGAAATTCCAGCTACTTTTGGTAACCTGAAGGAACTTGTTTTGTCGTTTGGCGGTGTTTCCATTTCTGATGAAATGCCAAAAATGATGACGCTTGCTTATCCGATGACTAAAGTCATAGCCAACGTGCGTAATAAATTCAAAACAGGATATTTTGGTTGGATTAAGTTTACGATGGATTCGGGTGAAGTTCTAAAATTGAAAAAGAAGCTCGACCTCGATCCAAATCTCGTCCGATTTTTAATAATAAAAACGGTTAAAGAAAATACCTTCAACACGAAAAGATTTACCCGCGGAGAATTTATAAACCGAAGAGCCAAGATAGACAAGAGTAAAAGTGACGAAGTGGTTGTTCCTATAAACAAAGAAGAAATAGATAAAGAAATAGATGCACTGGTTGCAGCTTAA
- the ssb gene encoding single-stranded DNA-binding protein: MYLNKAILIGNLTRDPELRSLPSGIKVCTFSIATNRVWKDKNGTRQESADYHNIVVFGRQAETVSQYMKKGSSILIEGRMQTRSWEDKTTGEKKYRTEVVADRTQFGPKGGNGGGSMSTTSTGSKAPASEGGGEVDSIEYPEEDINPEDIPF; encoded by the coding sequence ATGTATTTAAATAAAGCAATATTAATAGGAAATCTTACACGCGATCCAGAACTTCGTTCATTGCCTTCCGGCATAAAAGTTTGTACATTTTCTATTGCCACTAACCGTGTTTGGAAAGATAAAAATGGCACACGCCAAGAGTCAGCTGATTATCACAACATTGTGGTTTTTGGCCGCCAAGCAGAGACGGTCTCTCAATATATGAAAAAAGGAAGCTCGATATTGATCGAGGGAAGAATGCAGACAAGGAGTTGGGAAGATAAAACAACCGGAGAGAAAAAATATCGTACGGAAGTAGTCGCTGATCGCACTCAGTTCGGACCCAAAGGAGGAAATGGGGGCGGAAGTATGAGTACCACAAGCACAGGCTCAAAAGCTCCAGCGAGCGAAGGAGGAGGAGAAGTTGATTCTATAGAATACCCAGAAGAAGACATTAACCCAGAAGACATACCGTTTTAA
- a CDS encoding AI-2E family transporter yields the protein MQEKGDFTRISISTSTIVKFFLVPLFIFLLYILRDLVLVVLTAIVIASFIDSSVPHLKKIGIKNRVFGIVIFYTISILILAGLFYLFAPLLITEIYNFSTFISTYMPNVSFFDFFRNEAFSGAKDIVGSLSGHFSITTLLSISKAFVLNLSGGFVQVLFIAFGGLFNFVLIVLLSFYLSVQEKGIENFLYIIVPAKYDKYIVDLWTRSSRKIGLWVRGQMLLGFVVGVLVYLILSLLGIEYALLLAIITGIMEMVPYGILVAMIPVFAFSYLSNGLGSAFMVAGAYVIVHEFDVFLFTPLIIKKIVGLSPIVIILAVVVGFELGGIWGAILAIPLAVILMEFLNDVEKDKILAKTNNESR from the coding sequence ATGCAAGAAAAAGGTGATTTTACGCGTATTTCTATATCTACCAGCACTATCGTGAAATTTTTTTTAGTGCCTCTTTTTATATTTTTATTATATATCTTGAGGGATCTGGTTTTGGTGGTTTTGACAGCAATTGTGATTGCTTCTTTTATCGATTCTTCTGTTCCGCATTTGAAAAAAATCGGAATTAAAAACAGAGTTTTCGGGATTGTTATTTTTTACACTATTTCCATTCTAATTTTAGCTGGATTGTTTTACCTTTTTGCTCCGCTTTTGATAACAGAAATTTACAATTTCTCCACTTTTATTTCTACCTATATGCCCAATGTTTCTTTTTTTGATTTCTTCAGGAATGAAGCATTTTCTGGCGCTAAAGACATTGTCGGATCTCTCTCGGGGCATTTTTCGATCACAACGCTTTTGTCTATATCAAAAGCTTTTGTTCTAAATCTCTCCGGAGGGTTTGTTCAAGTTCTTTTCATTGCTTTTGGAGGCCTTTTCAATTTTGTATTGATTGTTCTTCTTTCTTTTTATCTTTCAGTCCAAGAAAAAGGGATAGAAAATTTTCTCTATATTATCGTTCCTGCTAAATACGACAAATATATTGTAGATTTATGGACACGTTCCAGCCGTAAAATAGGTCTTTGGGTCAGAGGACAAATGCTTTTAGGTTTCGTCGTCGGGGTTCTCGTTTATTTGATACTTTCTCTTTTGGGCATAGAATATGCTTTACTTTTGGCTATCATTACTGGAATAATGGAAATGGTTCCTTATGGTATTCTAGTAGCGATGATTCCAGTCTTTGCCTTTTCTTATCTTTCAAACGGCTTAGGCAGTGCCTTTATGGTGGCAGGAGCTTATGTAATTGTGCATGAATTTGATGTGTTTCTCTTTACTCCGCTTATAATAAAAAAGATCGTCGGACTTTCGCCGATCGTTATTATCCTAGCTGTGGTTGTTGGTTTTGAATTAGGAGGAATTTGGGGAGCGATTCTGGCTATTCCACTTGCAGTGATTTTGATGGAATTTTTAAATGACGTTGAAAAAGATAAAATCTTAGCAAAAACAAATAATGAGTCCCGTTAG
- a CDS encoding pitrilysin family protein gives MQFSKKVLKNGLRVITVPMKDNPTATVLVLVEAGSKYETKKVNGISHFLEHMCFKGTSKRPKAIDISKELDSLGSQYNAFTAQEYTGYYAKSDAKHFSQIFDIVSDIYLNSTFPEVEMEREKGVIIEEINMYEDIPQKHVQDLVMQLLYGDQPAGWNIAGEKKNILEMKRDNFVKYKKEHYLPEATVLVVSGAVTEKQVMGEVKKVFAGMPRGKKINKIKVKEKQAKPKVLVSFKKTDQTHFVLGVRSLNLFNKKNPVISVLGGVLGGGMSSRLFQKLREEMGVGYYVRAFNDSYTDHGFFQISAGVDNKRIEEVIKAVLDECKKLKEEKVSEEELNKVKECLIGNMKLSLESSDDIANFHGGQELLKREIISAEERAKEIRKVTADQIQSLAKDIFQNNKLNLALIGPFKDKAKFSKVLKF, from the coding sequence ATGCAATTCTCCAAAAAAGTTTTAAAGAATGGTCTGCGGGTTATTACAGTACCAATGAAAGACAACCCGACGGCGACCGTGCTCGTGCTTGTGGAGGCAGGAAGCAAGTATGAGACAAAAAAGGTGAATGGAATTTCACACTTTTTGGAACATATGTGTTTTAAAGGCACAAGCAAAAGACCTAAAGCCATAGACATATCCAAAGAACTCGACAGCCTCGGCAGCCAGTATAATGCTTTTACCGCGCAGGAATACACGGGGTATTATGCAAAATCGGATGCGAAACATTTTAGCCAGATTTTTGATATCGTGTCGGATATATACTTAAATTCCACTTTTCCAGAAGTTGAAATGGAGAGGGAGAAGGGCGTGATCATAGAAGAAATAAATATGTATGAAGATATACCCCAAAAGCATGTGCAAGATCTAGTGATGCAATTGCTTTACGGCGATCAGCCAGCGGGTTGGAATATCGCTGGCGAGAAAAAAAATATTTTGGAAATGAAAAGGGATAATTTTGTAAAATACAAAAAAGAGCATTATCTTCCAGAGGCCACAGTTTTAGTCGTGTCCGGAGCAGTGACAGAGAAGCAGGTAATGGGTGAAGTTAAAAAAGTTTTTGCAGGGATGCCACGAGGCAAGAAAATAAATAAAATAAAAGTAAAAGAAAAACAAGCAAAACCGAAGGTGCTGGTCTCTTTTAAAAAGACGGATCAGACGCATTTTGTTTTAGGGGTGCGGAGCTTAAATTTATTTAACAAGAAAAATCCTGTTATTTCAGTGCTCGGCGGGGTGCTCGGCGGGGGAATGAGCTCCAGACTTTTTCAGAAACTTCGCGAGGAGATGGGCGTGGGTTATTATGTCCGAGCTTTTAACGACTCTTACACGGACCATGGATTTTTCCAAATTTCCGCCGGGGTAGACAATAAAAGAATAGAAGAAGTGATCAAGGCAGTTTTGGATGAATGCAAGAAACTCAAAGAAGAAAAAGTAAGCGAAGAAGAATTAAATAAAGTGAAAGAGTGCCTGATAGGGAATATGAAGCTTTCCCTAGAATCGAGCGATGATATTGCGAATTTTCATGGCGGACAAGAACTTTTAAAACGTGAAATAATTTCAGCAGAAGAACGAGCCAAAGAAATCCGCAAAGTCACTGCCGACCAAATCCAATCCTTAGCCAAGGATATTTTCCAAAACAATAAACTCAACCTAGCGCTCATTGGCCCTTTTAAAGATAAAGCAAAATTTTCTAAAGTGTTGAAATTCTAA
- a CDS encoding methionine--tRNA ligase, with protein MSKNSFYITTTIPYVNADPHIGFALELVQADALARYQRLAGRDVFFSTGTDEHGQKILEASQKQGKDVQDYVDFYAQKFLDLKGVLNLSYDNFIRTTSEKHIKAAQEMWRLCEAKGDIYKKKYKGLYCVGCEKFITEKDLVNGRCQLHPNLEPEIVEEENYFFRLGNYKKQLLEYLSNEKSIIPEWRRAEAIDFVKNGMEDFSISRNKERFSWGIEIPGDDTQVMYVWFDALVNYISTLGWPNDKEKFERFWRDGINIQMAGKDMVKFQSVMWQGMLMSAGLPNTDTIVYHGFITGEGGIKMSKSLGNVINPNDIVKEYGIDALRYFLLREISSFEDSPFTIERFKEAYNAGLANGLGNLVSRIMKMAETNFESSPVFLNNIKIEDDTIYPSIITALEVFNIKEAMDLIWEKISGLDKYIQKEQPFKLVKSNPEEGKNMIRENLIKELYRISLLLEPFIPETSKKIQKCIIENKMPEEPLFLRRD; from the coding sequence ATGAGCAAAAATAGTTTTTACATCACGACGACAATACCTTACGTAAATGCCGATCCGCATATCGGTTTTGCACTTGAGCTCGTGCAGGCGGATGCTCTTGCCCGATATCAACGGCTAGCAGGCAGAGACGTTTTTTTTAGTACTGGCACGGATGAACATGGTCAAAAAATTTTAGAAGCAAGCCAAAAGCAGGGTAAAGATGTACAAGATTACGTTGATTTTTATGCGCAGAAGTTCCTAGATTTAAAGGGCGTGCTAAATCTTTCCTACGATAATTTTATTCGAACCACGAGCGAAAAACACATCAAGGCGGCACAAGAGATGTGGCGTCTTTGTGAAGCAAAGGGCGATATTTATAAAAAGAAATATAAAGGACTTTATTGTGTTGGGTGCGAGAAATTTATTACTGAAAAAGATTTAGTAAATGGCAGGTGTCAACTTCATCCAAACTTGGAACCCGAGATAGTTGAAGAAGAAAATTATTTTTTTAGATTGGGGAATTATAAAAAACAGCTTTTGGAATATTTATCGAATGAAAAATCAATAATTCCAGAGTGGCGGAGGGCTGAAGCTATTGATTTTGTTAAAAATGGCATGGAGGATTTTTCTATTTCTCGCAATAAAGAGCGTTTTTCTTGGGGGATTGAAATACCAGGAGACGATACGCAAGTCATGTATGTGTGGTTTGATGCTTTAGTAAATTATATTTCTACACTAGGATGGCCTAATGATAAAGAAAAATTCGAAAGATTTTGGCGCGATGGCATAAATATTCAAATGGCTGGCAAAGACATGGTAAAATTTCAATCAGTAATGTGGCAAGGGATGCTCATGTCGGCAGGACTGCCTAATACAGATACTATTGTTTATCATGGCTTTATTACCGGCGAAGGCGGAATTAAAATGTCTAAATCTTTAGGCAATGTGATTAATCCGAATGATATTGTAAAAGAATATGGCATTGATGCTTTGCGTTATTTTCTTTTACGCGAGATTTCTTCTTTTGAAGATAGTCCTTTTACAATAGAAAGATTCAAAGAAGCTTATAATGCAGGGCTGGCGAATGGATTGGGGAATTTAGTGAGTAGAATAATGAAAATGGCTGAAACAAATTTTGAAAGTTCTCCTGTTTTTTTAAATAATATTAAAATTGAGGATGATACTATCTATCCAAGTATTATTACTGCCCTAGAAGTTTTCAATATTAAAGAAGCAATGGATTTAATCTGGGAGAAAATCTCAGGTCTTGATAAATATATACAAAAAGAACAACCATTCAAATTAGTTAAATCAAATCCAGAAGAAGGGAAAAATATGATTCGTGAAAATTTAATAAAGGAATTATACAGAATTTCTCTTTTACTTGAACCTTTTATACCTGAGACATCTAAGAAAATACAAAAATGTATTATAGAAAATAAAATGCCAGAAGAACCATTATTCCTACGCAGGGATTAA